The Aggregicoccus sp. 17bor-14 genome has a window encoding:
- a CDS encoding S9 family peptidase — MHTTTRSTRGAVTLGLLLGAAALAAPGKHAPPKKPLPVVRAEPSTTHPAALSRYPAQLPLAEKVEGEQKHKNALVRDVTFAGLDASDRMRAYVVQPAGRGPYAGLLYVHWLGDPETTNRKQFLDDAVVMASQGVVSVLVDAMWSEPGWYAKRTYETDYERSVQQVQRLRRALDLLVAQPGVDPKRIGFVGHDFGAMYGALMGAVDGRPRAYVFMAANPHFSTWYMLGKRQPKDPDAYVKQMSVLDPTRYLPELSPAPVFFQFATKDRYVSAKEADEIYASAGEPKLERRYPTDHGLELKRGAQDRFQWLQRQLELRR; from the coding sequence ATGCACACCACGACGCGGAGCACCCGAGGAGCCGTCACGCTGGGCCTGCTGCTGGGCGCCGCCGCCCTCGCCGCGCCCGGCAAGCACGCGCCGCCCAAGAAGCCGCTGCCGGTGGTGCGCGCGGAGCCCTCCACGACGCACCCCGCGGCCCTCTCGCGCTACCCCGCGCAGCTGCCGCTCGCGGAGAAGGTGGAGGGGGAGCAGAAGCACAAGAACGCCCTGGTGCGCGACGTCACCTTCGCGGGGCTCGACGCCTCGGACCGGATGCGCGCCTACGTGGTGCAGCCCGCGGGCCGGGGGCCCTACGCGGGCCTGCTCTACGTGCACTGGCTCGGCGACCCCGAGACGACCAACCGCAAGCAGTTCCTCGACGACGCGGTGGTGATGGCGAGCCAGGGCGTGGTCTCGGTGCTGGTGGACGCGATGTGGTCCGAGCCGGGCTGGTACGCCAAGCGCACCTACGAGACCGACTACGAGCGCTCGGTACAGCAGGTGCAGCGGCTGCGGCGCGCGCTGGACCTGCTGGTGGCCCAGCCAGGCGTGGACCCGAAGCGCATCGGCTTCGTGGGCCACGACTTCGGCGCGATGTACGGCGCCCTCATGGGCGCGGTGGACGGGCGGCCGCGCGCCTACGTGTTCATGGCGGCGAACCCCCACTTCAGCACCTGGTACATGCTGGGCAAGCGCCAGCCCAAGGACCCGGACGCCTACGTGAAGCAGATGTCCGTGCTGGATCCCACGCGCTACCTGCCCGAGCTCTCGCCCGCGCCCGTGTTCTTCCAGTTCGCCACGAAGGATCGCTACGTGAGCGCGAAGGAGGCGGACGAGATCTACGCCTCCGCCGGGGAGCCCAAGCTCGAGCGCCGCTACCCCACGGACCACGGCCTCGAGCTCAAGCGCGGCGCGCAGGATCGCTTCCAGTGGCTGCAGCGCCAGCTCGAGCTGCGCCGCTAG
- a CDS encoding nuclear transport factor 2 family protein: MSGGFEMDGDDRNLAVIRSYLQDLAAGAVGDRLAAYFTPDAVQVELPNRLNPQGGRSDLATLLTRAEQGQRVLRGQRYEIRSAVVQGDRVAVEALWTGTLAIALGSLAPGAEMRAHFAMFFELQDGRIRSQRNYDCFEPW; the protein is encoded by the coding sequence ATGAGCGGAGGTTTCGAGATGGACGGCGACGACCGCAACCTCGCAGTGATCCGGTCCTACCTGCAGGACCTGGCGGCAGGTGCCGTCGGGGACCGGCTGGCGGCGTACTTCACCCCGGACGCCGTCCAGGTCGAGCTCCCGAACCGCCTCAACCCGCAGGGCGGCAGGAGCGACCTCGCCACGCTGCTCACGCGGGCCGAGCAGGGCCAGCGCGTGCTGCGCGGGCAGCGCTATGAGATCCGCTCGGCGGTGGTGCAGGGCGACCGCGTCGCAGTCGAGGCCCTGTGGACGGGAACACTGGCCATCGCGCTGGGGTCGCTCGCCCCGGGCGCCGAGATGCGGGCGCACTTCGCGATGTTCTTCGAGCTCCAGGACGGCCGCATCCGCTCGCAGCGCAACTACGACTGCTTCGAGCCCTGGTAA
- a CDS encoding phosphatase domain-containing protein gives MSLPDRIDPRPPKRIYRWDLDKTYLRTEFDSFRDLVRTAFQKAHEKVAVPGASALIKELASNGDSRLCIVSGSPRQMRAVLEEKLKLDGVHWDELVLKDNVGNLLRGRFRALRGQVGYKLPVILESRLNAPVDAEEVLFGDDAEADAFIYSLYADLIAGRVDERVLGQVLEAGGVYPDDAARVHKAWKAIAVGDPVRRIFIHLDRLTPPAQFARYGPRVVPIFNYFQAALVLMADGHLTAPQVLRIAVEMVQTAGHNLITLSNSFQDLLRRGLPLQQAAAALSQAVEGRNPLLNVMRPVPDILKAFTQRLAALGTPPPPPPARPVNYLELIEHALPRTHKARKSH, from the coding sequence GTGAGCCTCCCGGACCGCATCGACCCGCGTCCTCCCAAGCGCATCTACCGCTGGGACCTGGACAAGACCTACCTGCGCACGGAGTTCGACTCCTTCCGCGACCTGGTGCGCACCGCCTTCCAGAAGGCGCACGAGAAGGTGGCGGTGCCGGGCGCGAGCGCGCTGATCAAGGAGCTCGCGTCCAACGGCGACAGCCGCCTGTGCATCGTCTCCGGCAGCCCGCGGCAGATGCGCGCGGTGCTCGAGGAGAAGCTGAAGCTGGACGGCGTGCACTGGGACGAGCTGGTGCTCAAGGACAACGTGGGCAACCTGCTGCGCGGGCGCTTCCGCGCGCTGCGCGGGCAGGTGGGCTACAAGCTGCCCGTCATCCTCGAGAGCCGCCTGAACGCGCCGGTGGACGCCGAGGAGGTGCTCTTCGGGGACGACGCCGAGGCGGACGCCTTCATCTACTCGCTCTACGCGGACCTCATCGCGGGGCGCGTGGACGAGCGGGTGCTGGGCCAGGTGCTCGAGGCCGGCGGCGTGTACCCGGACGACGCGGCGCGCGTGCACAAGGCGTGGAAGGCGATCGCGGTGGGGGACCCCGTGCGCCGCATCTTCATCCACCTGGACCGGCTCACCCCGCCCGCGCAGTTCGCGCGCTACGGGCCGCGCGTGGTGCCCATCTTCAACTACTTCCAGGCGGCCCTGGTGCTGATGGCGGACGGGCACCTCACCGCGCCGCAGGTGCTGCGCATCGCGGTGGAGATGGTGCAGACGGCCGGCCACAACCTCATCACGCTCTCCAACTCCTTCCAGGACCTGCTGCGCCGCGGGCTCCCGCTGCAGCAGGCGGCCGCCGCGCTGAGCCAGGCGGTGGAGGGGCGCAACCCCCTGCTCAACGTGATGCGCCCCGTGCCGGACATCCTCAAGGCCTTCACCCAGCGCCTCGCCGCGCTGGGCACCCCGCCGCCCCCGCCGCCCGCACGGCCCGTGAACTACCTGGAGCTCATCGAGCACGCCCTGCCGCGCACCCACAAGGCGCGCAAGTCACACTAG
- the pcnB gene encoding polynucleotide adenylyltransferase PcnB, with protein MTRESTEIPPAGGPAEPAPETAREAAHLGTEGAAAPEVNPMSSSTEQQPEHALRVSSEVAALPVPVEAEPASTPASPAASGPADAELVAPTTTASGEPAEINPADLDPDALKVVLRLQHHGHEAYFVGGCVRDLLLGRKPKDFDIATSATPNEVRATFRNCRLIGRRFRLAHVYFKGGKIIEVSTFRANPTEVEANGEEVDAKDGEDGGLLITHDNVFGTAWQDARRRDFTINGLFYDVSEGRVIDYVRGRRDLDERLIRTIGDPEVRLREDPVRILRAVRFACKLGLDLESRTYAAMEGAVEDLPLCAPARLLEESFRLIRTGVSAGSFKLLDALDALKILLPPVASFFKEHGKEGERTFYAFAEALDRRIARGEQLDDALLLAALLVPISRATPPQQTEGGEGGDVPANATVAASIEHLLGEFVRTARLPRRIAERCRMLLIAQRTLTGERRRRGSLASFRRHPIFQDALTVFELTVEATGQHREMLEQWKSGEAPRPPAQEKAAAPSAEGAGEAAAPRKRRRRRRGGRRGESGGNAEAGDPTPPGQDSHAESSDASDTSDEE; from the coding sequence ATGACGCGCGAATCCACTGAAATCCCGCCTGCTGGCGGCCCCGCTGAGCCTGCGCCCGAGACCGCGCGCGAGGCTGCCCACCTGGGCACAGAGGGGGCCGCCGCGCCCGAGGTCAACCCCATGTCGTCGTCTACCGAGCAGCAGCCCGAGCACGCGCTGCGCGTCTCCTCCGAGGTCGCTGCGCTGCCCGTCCCCGTCGAGGCCGAACCTGCCTCCACCCCTGCCTCGCCCGCCGCCTCCGGCCCCGCCGACGCGGAGCTCGTCGCGCCCACCACCACGGCCAGCGGCGAGCCGGCCGAGATCAACCCCGCGGACCTGGACCCGGACGCGCTGAAGGTGGTGCTGCGGCTGCAGCACCACGGGCACGAGGCCTACTTCGTCGGCGGCTGCGTGCGCGACCTGCTGCTGGGCCGCAAGCCGAAGGACTTCGACATCGCCACCAGCGCCACCCCGAACGAGGTGCGCGCCACCTTCCGCAACTGTCGCCTCATCGGCCGGCGCTTCCGGCTCGCGCACGTCTACTTCAAGGGCGGGAAGATCATCGAGGTCTCCACCTTCCGCGCGAACCCCACCGAGGTGGAGGCGAACGGCGAGGAGGTGGACGCGAAGGACGGCGAGGACGGTGGGCTGCTCATCACCCACGACAACGTCTTCGGCACCGCGTGGCAGGACGCGCGCCGGCGCGACTTCACCATCAACGGGCTCTTCTACGACGTGAGCGAGGGCCGGGTCATCGACTACGTGCGCGGCCGGCGCGACCTGGACGAGCGGCTCATCCGCACCATCGGCGACCCCGAGGTGCGGCTGCGCGAGGACCCGGTGCGCATCCTTCGCGCCGTGCGCTTCGCCTGCAAGCTGGGGCTGGACCTCGAGAGCCGCACCTACGCGGCGATGGAGGGCGCGGTGGAGGATCTCCCGCTGTGCGCGCCCGCGCGCCTGCTCGAGGAGAGCTTCCGCCTCATCCGCACCGGCGTGTCCGCGGGCAGCTTCAAGCTGCTGGACGCGCTGGATGCGCTGAAGATCCTCCTGCCCCCGGTGGCCAGCTTCTTCAAGGAGCACGGCAAGGAGGGCGAGCGCACCTTCTACGCCTTCGCCGAGGCGCTGGACCGCCGCATCGCGCGCGGGGAGCAGCTGGACGACGCGCTGCTGCTCGCGGCGCTGCTGGTGCCCATCTCCCGCGCCACGCCGCCTCAGCAGACCGAGGGCGGCGAGGGCGGGGACGTGCCGGCCAACGCCACGGTCGCGGCCTCCATCGAGCACCTGCTCGGCGAGTTCGTGCGCACCGCGCGCCTGCCGCGCCGCATCGCCGAGCGCTGCCGCATGCTGCTCATCGCGCAGCGCACGCTCACCGGCGAGCGCCGCCGTCGCGGCAGCCTCGCGAGCTTCCGCCGCCACCCCATCTTCCAGGACGCGCTCACGGTGTTCGAGCTCACCGTGGAGGCCACCGGCCAGCACCGCGAGATGCTGGAGCAGTGGAAGAGCGGCGAGGCGCCGCGCCCGCCTGCGCAGGAGAAGGCCGCGGCCCCCAGCGCCGAGGGTGCGGGCGAGGCCGCCGCGCCCCGCAAGCGGCGCCGGCGCCGGCGCGGAGGCCGCCGCGGTGAGAGCGGTGGCAACGCCGAGGCGGGAGACCCCACGCCCCCTGGACAGGACTCCCACGCCGAGTCCTCGGACGCCTCCGACACCTCGGACGAAGAGTAG
- a CDS encoding BamA/TamA family outer membrane protein: MAGVLALLLPALALAQAPRVVQIEATTDGRTHPEVIVAYSRVGVGDTFGPEDEVRARRYLDATGLFKDVKLTAVPAGPGEIRLLIEVTEKLSWIVAPIFTSSSSNTGGGLIYAENNVLGLSKKFVVGAQTTTNESGVYVGFLDPNVFNNPQFRLSFEGQLKSDRMQEYGDGPGDPDPQVLRSTRINTFGVVTEFTINWRDTFRTAVKYRFTRVHPLAPQEGYPVTAPAEVAHETTSDASMRLMAGIDTRQNLGPILEGLNLEASTEFSLAELGSAYDYQKYGLLYRQGFRVRESQNLTLRVEGQYARDLPFHTELLSGGGNLRGFLHRQFRGDTRASVTAEYHFPLFDIRALQVRGVGFSDTAITYFRDLPASGQLLDQDGQLARGYLPGQAQGRSGAEVAQGVGVGLRLYLATVVLPLLGVDVAYGVNPGEVRVYLSIGVSP; the protein is encoded by the coding sequence GTGGCCGGTGTGCTCGCGCTGCTGCTGCCGGCGCTCGCCCTGGCCCAGGCGCCGCGCGTCGTGCAGATCGAGGCGACCACCGACGGGCGCACGCACCCGGAGGTCATCGTCGCGTACTCGCGCGTGGGCGTGGGGGACACCTTCGGTCCCGAGGACGAGGTGCGCGCCCGGCGCTACCTGGACGCCACAGGGCTGTTCAAGGACGTGAAGCTCACGGCCGTGCCCGCCGGCCCCGGCGAGATCCGCCTGCTCATCGAGGTGACGGAGAAGCTCTCCTGGATCGTCGCGCCGATCTTCACGTCCTCTTCCTCGAACACGGGCGGCGGGCTCATCTACGCAGAGAACAACGTGCTGGGGCTCAGCAAGAAGTTCGTCGTGGGCGCGCAGACGACGACGAACGAGTCGGGCGTCTACGTGGGCTTCCTGGACCCGAACGTCTTCAACAACCCCCAGTTCCGGCTCTCCTTCGAGGGCCAGCTCAAGAGCGACCGGATGCAGGAGTACGGGGACGGGCCCGGCGACCCGGACCCCCAGGTGCTGCGCAGCACGCGCATCAACACCTTCGGCGTGGTGACCGAGTTCACCATCAACTGGCGCGACACCTTCCGCACCGCGGTGAAGTACCGCTTCACGCGGGTGCACCCGCTCGCGCCGCAGGAGGGCTACCCGGTGACCGCGCCCGCGGAGGTCGCGCACGAGACCACCTCGGATGCCTCGATGCGGCTCATGGCGGGCATCGACACGCGCCAGAACCTGGGGCCCATCCTCGAGGGCCTCAACCTGGAGGCGTCCACGGAGTTCTCCCTCGCCGAGCTTGGGTCCGCCTACGACTACCAGAAGTACGGGCTGCTCTACCGGCAGGGGTTCCGCGTCCGCGAGTCGCAGAACCTCACGCTGCGCGTGGAGGGGCAGTACGCGCGCGACCTGCCCTTCCACACCGAGCTGCTCAGCGGCGGTGGCAACCTGCGCGGCTTCCTCCACCGCCAGTTCCGCGGCGACACCCGGGCCTCCGTCACGGCCGAGTACCACTTCCCGCTCTTCGACATCCGCGCCCTGCAGGTGCGCGGGGTGGGCTTCTCGGACACCGCCATCACCTACTTCCGGGACCTGCCGGCCTCGGGCCAGCTGCTGGACCAGGACGGTCAGCTCGCGCGCGGCTACCTCCCGGGCCAGGCCCAGGGCCGGAGCGGAGCCGAGGTCGCGCAGGGCGTGGGCGTGGGCCTGAGGCTGTACCTGGCCACCGTGGTGCTGCCGCTGCTCGGCGTGGACGTGGCGTACGGCGTGAACCCGGGCGAGGTGCGCGTGTACCTGTCCATCGGCGTCTCGCCCTGA
- a CDS encoding NAD-dependent epimerase/dehydratase family protein → MTTLLTGATGLVGANLAHLLCSRGEKPRLLARERSDRRGLRGLVRGRDYEEARGDILDAASLREALRGVTHVYHAAGTVRFDPFSRQDLVRINTEGTRNVLEAARAAGVRRLVFVSSVAAGGHGTLDHPADESTPFNYAGDNPYHQSKREAEQLALAANAPGFEVLAGCPGYVVGPYDVRPSSGELLLYVARGVVAAYPSGGINVVNAADVAEGLRLVMEKGAPGERYILGGENLTYRQFLTTIAEEVGVAPPRLPMPRAALQGAGRLGDVVGRLSPELFKFVNTAFLQALTLPAYQSSGRAMRELGYHPRPVRLGIREALRWFQEEGLLPRDQPLTPRGIVA, encoded by the coding sequence ATGACCACTCTATTGACTGGAGCCACCGGCCTGGTGGGCGCCAACCTCGCCCACCTGCTGTGCAGCCGGGGGGAGAAGCCCAGGCTCCTCGCCCGCGAGCGCAGCGACCGGAGGGGGCTCCGGGGCCTCGTCCGGGGCCGCGACTACGAGGAGGCCCGGGGGGACATCCTCGACGCCGCCTCCCTGCGCGAGGCGCTGCGGGGCGTCACCCACGTGTACCACGCCGCCGGCACGGTGCGCTTCGATCCCTTCTCCCGCCAGGACCTGGTGCGCATCAACACCGAGGGCACGCGCAACGTGCTCGAGGCCGCGCGCGCCGCCGGCGTGCGCCGCCTGGTGTTCGTCTCCAGCGTGGCCGCGGGGGGCCACGGGACGCTGGACCACCCGGCGGACGAGAGCACGCCCTTCAACTACGCGGGCGACAACCCCTACCACCAGTCCAAGCGCGAGGCCGAGCAGCTCGCGCTCGCCGCCAACGCGCCGGGCTTCGAGGTGCTCGCCGGCTGCCCCGGCTACGTCGTGGGGCCCTATGACGTGCGCCCCTCCTCGGGCGAGCTGCTGCTCTACGTGGCGCGCGGCGTGGTGGCCGCGTACCCGAGCGGCGGCATCAACGTCGTCAACGCGGCGGACGTGGCCGAGGGGCTGCGCCTGGTGATGGAGAAGGGAGCACCGGGCGAGCGCTACATCCTGGGCGGCGAGAACCTCACCTACCGGCAGTTCCTCACCACCATCGCCGAGGAGGTGGGCGTGGCGCCGCCGCGCCTGCCCATGCCCCGGGCCGCGCTGCAGGGCGCCGGACGCCTCGGGGACGTGGTGGGGCGGCTCAGCCCGGAGCTGTTCAAGTTCGTGAACACCGCGTTCCTGCAGGCGCTCACCCTGCCCGCCTACCAGAGCTCGGGGCGCGCGATGCGCGAGCTGGGCTACCACCCGCGCCCGGTGCGCCTCGGCATCCGCGAGGCCCTGCGCTGGTTCCAGGAGGAGGGGCTCCTGCCGCGCGACCAGCCCCTCACCCCGCGCGGCATCGTGGCCTGA
- a CDS encoding LLM class flavin-dependent oxidoreductase produces MTDPRLTLSVLDLIPVHSTQTSAQALSASLSLAQGAEALGYHRYWVAEHHNMEAVASTNPAVLLGLIGSRTQRIRLGSGGVMLPNHAPLVVAEQFALLEAAFPGRVDLGLGRAPGSDPVITALLRQSGAVSEVEAFERNVLDIGALLNPEGAALQLRSGQVYGLRATPRAASTPRLWILGSSDYSARLAARQGLPYVFAHHFSGDEQATGHALSLYRQGFTPTEALPRPQAFIGVNVSVAPTREEAYAQALPQLQLMARLRSGLPLGPVPTVEEAEATTMGPLQQELMDDMARRWIIDAPAAAAERLRDLARRHELHELMVVPYGAARAGSDPSQAAARIRTLQLLAEAMG; encoded by the coding sequence ATGACGGACCCACGGCTCACCCTCTCGGTGCTGGACCTCATCCCGGTTCACAGCACGCAGACCTCGGCGCAGGCGCTCTCGGCCAGCCTCTCGCTCGCCCAGGGAGCGGAGGCGCTCGGCTACCACCGCTACTGGGTCGCCGAGCACCACAACATGGAGGCGGTCGCCTCCACGAACCCCGCCGTGCTGCTGGGGCTCATCGGCTCGCGCACGCAGCGCATCCGCCTCGGCTCGGGCGGGGTGATGCTGCCCAACCACGCCCCGCTCGTCGTCGCCGAGCAGTTCGCGCTGCTCGAGGCCGCCTTCCCCGGCCGCGTGGACCTGGGGCTGGGGCGTGCGCCCGGCAGCGACCCGGTCATCACCGCGCTGCTGCGCCAGAGCGGCGCCGTGAGCGAGGTGGAGGCCTTCGAGCGCAACGTCCTCGACATCGGCGCGCTCTTGAACCCCGAGGGCGCGGCGCTGCAGCTGCGCTCCGGGCAGGTGTACGGGCTGCGCGCGACGCCGCGGGCCGCCTCGACCCCGCGGCTGTGGATCCTGGGCTCCAGCGACTACTCGGCGCGGCTCGCAGCGCGTCAGGGGCTGCCCTACGTGTTCGCCCACCACTTCTCGGGGGACGAGCAGGCCACCGGCCACGCGCTCTCGCTGTACCGCCAGGGCTTCACCCCCACCGAGGCGCTGCCGCGTCCGCAGGCCTTCATCGGCGTCAACGTCTCCGTGGCGCCGACGCGCGAGGAGGCCTACGCCCAGGCGCTGCCCCAGCTGCAGCTCATGGCCCGCCTGCGCAGCGGCCTGCCGCTGGGCCCCGTGCCCACGGTGGAGGAGGCCGAGGCCACCACCATGGGGCCGCTGCAGCAGGAGCTCATGGACGACATGGCCCGCCGCTGGATCATCGACGCGCCTGCTGCTGCCGCCGAGCGCCTGCGCGACCTCGCCCGCCGCCACGAGCTGCATGAGCTGATGGTGGTCCCCTACGGCGCCGCGCGCGCGGGCTCGGACCCCTCGCAGGCCGCCGCGCGCATCCGCACGCTCCAGCTGCTCGCGGAGGCGATGGGGTAG
- the plsX gene encoding phosphate acyltransferase PlsX gives MAKTVTIAFDVMGADHGPEEVVRGAAQLSLESPHIHALLVGDRAVIDAALAETRHSGERISVHHAPDFVAMDEKPGEALARKPQASVAVAARLVAEGEAEALVSAGNTGACVLACARNFTLIPGVRRAALAAVYPTRRSRGEKDDPFSLILDVGATVDATAEDLVAFAVMGTAYARIVSRNERPTVALLSNGSEPQKGPPRVVEAHQRLAALPGVNFVGNVEGVDIPKGTADVVVCDGFVGNVCLKMLEGVHDTVVELAKYAYKERLMWRAGLAMLSSGIERIKDITDWEQYGGAPVLGFDRIFIKAHGRARARAIANAGKVAAKAVANDLGRSIQEGLSGGLAR, from the coding sequence ATGGCGAAGACCGTCACCATTGCCTTCGACGTGATGGGCGCCGACCACGGCCCCGAGGAGGTGGTGCGCGGCGCGGCGCAGCTCTCGCTCGAGAGCCCCCACATCCACGCCCTGCTGGTGGGCGACCGGGCAGTCATCGACGCGGCGCTCGCGGAGACGCGCCACTCGGGCGAGCGCATCTCGGTGCACCACGCGCCGGACTTCGTGGCCATGGACGAGAAGCCCGGCGAGGCGCTCGCGCGCAAGCCGCAGGCGAGCGTGGCGGTGGCGGCGCGGCTCGTCGCCGAGGGCGAGGCGGAGGCGCTCGTCTCCGCGGGAAACACGGGCGCCTGCGTGCTCGCGTGCGCGCGCAACTTCACCCTCATCCCGGGCGTGCGCCGCGCGGCGCTCGCCGCCGTGTACCCCACGCGCCGCAGCCGCGGCGAGAAGGACGACCCCTTCAGCCTCATCCTGGACGTGGGCGCCACGGTGGACGCCACGGCCGAGGACCTGGTGGCCTTCGCCGTCATGGGCACCGCGTACGCGCGCATCGTGAGCCGCAACGAGCGGCCCACCGTGGCGCTGCTCTCCAACGGCTCCGAGCCGCAGAAGGGCCCGCCGCGCGTGGTGGAGGCGCATCAGCGGCTCGCGGCCCTTCCCGGCGTGAACTTCGTCGGCAACGTGGAGGGCGTGGACATCCCCAAGGGGACGGCGGACGTGGTGGTGTGCGACGGCTTCGTGGGCAACGTGTGCCTCAAGATGCTCGAGGGCGTGCACGACACCGTGGTGGAGCTGGCCAAGTACGCCTACAAGGAGCGCCTCATGTGGCGCGCGGGCCTGGCCATGCTCTCCAGCGGCATCGAGCGCATCAAGGACATCACGGACTGGGAGCAGTACGGCGGGGCGCCGGTGCTCGGCTTCGACCGCATCTTCATCAAGGCGCACGGCCGCGCGCGCGCGCGCGCCATCGCGAACGCGGGCAAGGTGGCCGCGAAGGCGGTGGCCAACGACCTGGGCCGCTCCATCCAAGAGGGCCTCTCCGGAGGGCTCGCGCGGTGA
- a CDS encoding HEAT repeat domain-containing protein, translated as MNRLTLLLLFVLASARPAHAQSAAAPALRESTCSVEGLGTALRRSRSSHSAAYRKYLHELAKEAAVTLPAAELQAAFWRERDPALAEDLAAAVVARTERGADPAAIREVARRALEEPDPKLRAAVVRSLRRTSALESTGALYEQLVKDASPEVRAEAATNIVEDVREVYAGFHGPASDAAVSAALASDDPEVTAKILGTLDTQAISADSAGRIGELLRDDAVQVRRAAALALGGVPAEQMAQARQQVLAQYGEEPSLEVRRALLQSLAQLGFIGAIPDLQRLRGVEPRLSEEIDAWVRVLELDLQEWNLILREKERYAQVR; from the coding sequence ATGAACCGGCTCACGTTGCTCCTCCTCTTCGTCCTGGCCTCGGCGCGGCCCGCGCACGCGCAGAGCGCAGCGGCCCCCGCGCTCCGCGAGTCGACCTGCAGCGTCGAGGGCCTCGGCACGGCGCTGCGGCGCTCGCGCAGCTCGCACTCCGCGGCGTACCGCAAGTACCTGCACGAGCTGGCGAAGGAGGCCGCCGTCACCCTTCCCGCCGCCGAGCTCCAGGCGGCCTTCTGGCGCGAGCGGGACCCGGCGCTCGCGGAGGACCTCGCTGCCGCGGTGGTCGCCCGCACCGAGCGCGGCGCGGACCCGGCCGCCATCCGGGAGGTGGCGCGGCGTGCGCTGGAGGAGCCGGACCCGAAGCTGCGCGCTGCCGTCGTGCGCTCGCTGCGCCGCACCAGCGCGCTGGAGAGCACGGGCGCGCTGTACGAGCAGCTGGTGAAGGACGCCTCGCCCGAGGTGCGCGCCGAGGCGGCGACCAACATCGTCGAGGACGTGCGCGAGGTGTACGCGGGCTTCCACGGACCCGCGTCGGACGCCGCGGTCTCCGCTGCGCTCGCCTCGGATGATCCGGAGGTGACCGCGAAGATCCTCGGCACGCTGGACACGCAAGCGATCAGCGCCGACTCCGCCGGGAGGATTGGGGAGTTGCTGCGCGACGACGCGGTGCAGGTGCGGCGGGCAGCGGCGCTCGCGCTCGGAGGAGTGCCCGCGGAGCAGATGGCGCAGGCGCGCCAGCAGGTGCTCGCGCAGTACGGCGAGGAGCCGAGCCTCGAGGTGCGGCGCGCGCTGCTGCAGAGCCTCGCGCAGCTCGGGTTCATCGGCGCCATCCCGGACCTGCAGCGGCTGCGCGGCGTGGAGCCGCGGCTGTCCGAAGAGATCGACGCGTGGGTGCGCGTCCTCGAGCTGGACCTTCAGGAGTGGAACCTGATCCTGAGGGAGAAGGAGCGGTACGCCCAGGTTCGTTGA
- a CDS encoding DNA polymerase IV → MSRAIIHVDMDAFYASVEQRDHPELRGKPLIVGGHEKRGVVVAASYEVRPFGVRSAMPMARAVKLAPHAIVVRPRFSAYSQASDQVFGIFERYTPLIEPLSLDEAFLDVTASVRLFGAPADIARRIRAEIAKEVSLPASAGIAGVKFVAKMASDLAKPNGQREVPTADTVAFLAPLPVSRLWGVGPKTEESLRAAGLRTIGDVAARDVRWLEDRFGSSGRGLWELAHGIDPREVVPDRAAKSVGAEDTFDEDLEGLEALRPNVHDQALRVGRRLRRAGVKGRVVQLKLKFADFTLITRRTTLAEPTDDGQVLYRAALELLERAHGHRPVRLTGVSAQELDTGAAQLGLFSAPPPRSAKLNAALDKIAERFGSKAVTTADIVGGEEQPPGDPRNKKR, encoded by the coding sequence GTGAGCCGCGCGATCATCCACGTGGACATGGACGCCTTCTACGCGTCCGTGGAGCAGCGAGACCACCCGGAGCTGCGGGGCAAGCCGCTCATCGTCGGCGGGCACGAGAAGCGCGGCGTGGTGGTGGCGGCCTCCTACGAGGTGCGCCCCTTCGGGGTGCGCAGCGCCATGCCCATGGCGCGCGCCGTGAAGCTCGCACCCCACGCCATCGTCGTGCGCCCCCGCTTCTCGGCCTACAGCCAGGCGAGCGACCAGGTCTTCGGCATCTTCGAACGCTACACCCCGCTCATCGAGCCGCTCTCGCTGGACGAGGCCTTCCTCGACGTCACCGCCTCCGTGCGCCTCTTCGGCGCGCCCGCGGACATTGCACGCCGCATCCGCGCGGAGATCGCCAAGGAGGTGAGCCTCCCGGCCTCCGCGGGCATCGCCGGCGTGAAGTTCGTGGCGAAGATGGCCAGCGACCTGGCGAAGCCCAACGGCCAGCGCGAGGTGCCCACCGCTGACACCGTCGCCTTCCTCGCGCCCCTGCCCGTCTCGCGCCTCTGGGGCGTGGGACCGAAGACCGAGGAGAGCCTGCGGGCGGCGGGGCTGCGGACCATCGGAGACGTCGCCGCGCGCGACGTGCGCTGGCTCGAGGACCGCTTCGGCTCCAGCGGGCGCGGGCTGTGGGAGCTCGCCCACGGCATCGACCCGCGCGAGGTGGTGCCCGACCGCGCCGCCAAGAGCGTGGGCGCCGAGGACACCTTCGACGAGGACCTGGAGGGCCTGGAGGCGCTGCGTCCGAACGTGCACGACCAGGCCCTGCGCGTGGGGCGGCGGCTGCGGCGCGCCGGCGTGAAGGGGCGCGTGGTGCAGCTGAAGCTCAAGTTCGCGGACTTCACCCTCATCACGCGCCGCACGACGCTCGCCGAGCCCACCGACGACGGCCAGGTGCTCTACCGCGCGGCGCTCGAGCTGCTGGAGCGGGCCCACGGACATCGGCCCGTGCGGCTCACCGGCGTGAGCGCGCAGGAGCTCGACACGGGCGCGGCCCAGCTGGGGCTGTTCAGCGCGCCGCCCCCGCGCAGCGCGAAGCTGAATGCCGCGCTGGACAAGATCGCCGAGCGCTTCGGCTCCAAGGCCGTGACGACCGCGGACATCGTGGGTGGCGAAGAGCAGCCGCCCGGAGATCCTCGCAACAAGAAGCGCTGA